One region of Drosophila kikkawai strain 14028-0561.14 chromosome 2R, DkikHiC1v2, whole genome shotgun sequence genomic DNA includes:
- the LOC108078184 gene encoding zinc finger Ran-binding domain-containing protein 2, giving the protein MSSSNGGAAAGGGGSGGVASPGDWICPDFDCRHLNFARRSQCNKCDRDRDSSDKPERERDRERGNGSSSSSSSSSKKKLGTEIGKAAADKSRGLFSAEDWQCSKCANVNWARRQTCNMCNAPKFSDVEERTGFGGGYNDRGVVEYKDRQDSDSEYDEFGRRKKRKHGEHREDSKRARRASRDEQPLEEEDDDEDDEGDLSKYDLWGDDDDDDKVTSSEVKSKEPTGSGDKGTTKERKRASRDSTSSVSSSSSSSSSSSSSDSSSSSSSSGSSRGRR; this is encoded by the exons ATGTCTAGTTCAAACGGTGGCGCCGCAGCGGGGGGCGGAGGCAGTGGAGGCGTCGCTTCCCCTGGCGATTGGATTTGCCCTGATTTCGA CTGTCGCCATCTAAATTTTGCCCGCCGGTCGCAGTGCAACAAATGCGATCGCGACCGTGATAGCAGTGATAAGCCAGAACGGGAGCGGGATCGGGAGCGCGGCaacggaagcagcagcagcagtagcagctcCAGCAAGAAAAAGCTGGGAaccgaaattggtaaggcggcGGCTGACAAGTCCCGGGGCCTGTTCAGCGCCGAGGATTGGCAGTGCAGCAAGTGCGCCAACGTGAACTGGGCTCGCCGGCAGACCTGCAATATGTGTAATGCTCCCAAGTTCTCGGATGTAGAGGAACGCACTG GTTTTGGCGGAGGGTACAACGATCGCGGCGTAGTGGAGTATAAGGATCGCCAGGATTCGGACAGCGAGTACGATGAGTTTGGGCGGCGCAAAAAGCGAAAGCACGGTGAGCATCGTGAGGACTCCAAGCGAGCAAGGAGGGCCAGCCGCGATGAGCAGCCGCTGGAGGaagaggacgacgacgaggatgaTGAGGGCGACCTGTCCAAGTACGATCTTTGgggagacgacgacgacgacgacaaggTAACATCGTCGGAAGTCAAGAGCAAGGAGCCCACGGGCAGTGGCGACAAGGGAACGACCAAGGAGCGCAAACGGGCCTCTCGTGACTCCACATCTTCCgtttcctcctcctcgtcatcgtctAGTTCGTCTAGCTCCAGTGACTCGTCGTCGAGCAGCTCGAGTAGCGGCTCCAGCCGAGGAAGGCGCTAG
- the RpS24 gene encoding small ribosomal subunit protein eS24, translated as MSGTTATIRTRKFMTNRLLARKQMVCDVLHPGLSSVNKTEIREKLAAMYKVTPDVVFVFGFRTNFGGGRSTGFALIYDTLDFAKKFEPKYRLARHGLFEQKKQTRKQRKERRNRMKKVRGTAKAKIGTGKK; from the coding sequence ATGTCCGGTACAACCGCCACCATCCGCACCCGCAAGTTCATGACCAACCGCCTGCTCGCCAGGAAACAGATGGTCTGCGATGTCCTGCACCCTGGTCTGTCGTCGGTGAACAAAACCGAGATCCGCGAGAAGCTCGCCGCCATGTACAAGGTCACCCCCGATGTGGTCTTCGTGTTCGGTTTCCGCACAAACTTTGGCGGCGGCCGCTCCACGGGCTTCGCCCTCATCTACGACACCCTGGACTTCGCCAAGAAGTTCGAGCCCAAGTACCGCCTGGCCCGTCACGGCCTCTTCGAGCAGAAGAAGCAGACCCGCAAGCAGCGCAAGGAGCGTCGCAACAGGATGAAGAAGGTGCGCGGCACTGCCAAGGCCAAGATCGGTACTGGCAAGAAGTAA
- the LOC108078360 gene encoding protein FAM8A1-like isoform X2, which translates to MSKEQNLCAKEAYFASLDEWAKQAHQAQEAMLGFPAYLLAKYPQLFRTPNGGQPRDTFGLYQPRPIQAAAQAGALGILPGQNNRPDHRRLRHRRSGYLVTLAPLWKRAVAQAIDIYLLIFLKVLIARLLVSQFPGIGKELTLLARTLLKLAGLCYEPLWTSCCNGTTPGKWLMGIRIVTAGAVVQFRRNGGLNYRQAQNVLAYPAGRLNIRRAIFRSLVKLFVVTIILPITNALIFNRYGATYDQWTKTIVVEAKSDFRFIQIRNRR; encoded by the exons ATGTCAAAGGAGCAAAACCTGTGTGCCAAGGAGGCTTACTTTGCCAGCCTCGATGAGTGGGCCAAACAGGCTCATCAGGCCCAGGAGGCCATGTTGGGGTTCCCGGCATATCTGCTTGCCAAATACCCGCAGCTCTTTCGCACACCGAACGGAGGCCAGCCCAGAGATACTTTTGGACTTTACCAGCCGCGCCCGATTCAAGCGGCTGCACAAGCCGGAGCTCTTGGAATACTCCCTGGCCAAAATAATCGTCCTGATCATCGTCGCCTAAGACACCGGCGGAGCGGCTACTTGGTCACTTTGGCGCCCTTATGGAAACGAGCTGTAGCGCAGGCCATCGACATCTACCTCCTTATTTTTCTGAAGGTCCTCATTGCGCGCTTGCTTGTTAGCCAGTTTCCCGGCATCGGAAAGGAATTG ACGCTTCTCGCCAGGACGCTTCTAAAGCTCGCCGGGCTCTGCTACGAGCCGCTGTGGACCAGCTGCTGCAATGGAACCACTCCCGGCAAGTGGCTGATGGGGATACGCATTGTGACCGCAGGCGCAGTGGTGCAGTTTCGCCGGAACGGTGGGCTGAACTACCGGCAGGCACAGAACGTCTTGGCCTATCCGGCAGGGAGGCTCAATATCAGACGGGCCATTTTCCGGTCGCTGGTTAAGCTTTTTGTGGTCACTATCATTCTACCCATTACCAATGCGTTAATTTTCAATCGTTATGGGGCTACCTATGACCAGTGGACCAAAACGATTGTCGTGGAGGCTAAATCCGATTTCCGGTTTATTCAGATTCGGAATCGGCGCTGA
- the LOC108078360 gene encoding uncharacterized protein isoform X3, with product MSKEQNLCAKEAYFASLDEWAKQAHQAQEAMLGFPAYLLAKYPQLFRTPNGGQPRDTFGLYQPRPIQAAAQAGALGILPGQNNRPDHRRLRHRRSGYLVTLAPLWKRAVAQAIDIYLLIFLKVLIARLLVSQFPGIGKELV from the exons ATGTCAAAGGAGCAAAACCTGTGTGCCAAGGAGGCTTACTTTGCCAGCCTCGATGAGTGGGCCAAACAGGCTCATCAGGCCCAGGAGGCCATGTTGGGGTTCCCGGCATATCTGCTTGCCAAATACCCGCAGCTCTTTCGCACACCGAACGGAGGCCAGCCCAGAGATACTTTTGGACTTTACCAGCCGCGCCCGATTCAAGCGGCTGCACAAGCCGGAGCTCTTGGAATACTCCCTGGCCAAAATAATCGTCCTGATCATCGTCGCCTAAGACACCGGCGGAGCGGCTACTTGGTCACTTTGGCGCCCTTATGGAAACGAGCTGTAGCGCAGGCCATCGACATCTACCTCCTTATTTTTCTGAAGGTCCTCATTGCGCGCTTGCTTGTTAGCCAGTTTCCCGGCATCGGAAAGGAATTGGTTTG A
- the LOC108078360 gene encoding protein FAM8A1-like isoform X1, with the protein MSKEQNLCAKEAYFASLDEWAKQAHQAQEAMLGFPAYLLAKYPQLFRTPNGGQPRDTFGLYQPRPIQAAAQAGALGILPGQNNRPDHRRLRHRRSGYLVTLAPLWKRAVAQAIDIYLLIFLKVLIARLLVSQFPGIGKELVWWVVTDDVIMYYFLASLSPQTLLARTLLKLAGLCYEPLWTSCCNGTTPGKWLMGIRIVTAGAVVQFRRNGGLNYRQAQNVLAYPAGRLNIRRAIFRSLVKLFVVTIILPITNALIFNRYGATYDQWTKTIVVEAKSDFRFIQIRNRR; encoded by the coding sequence ATGTCAAAGGAGCAAAACCTGTGTGCCAAGGAGGCTTACTTTGCCAGCCTCGATGAGTGGGCCAAACAGGCTCATCAGGCCCAGGAGGCCATGTTGGGGTTCCCGGCATATCTGCTTGCCAAATACCCGCAGCTCTTTCGCACACCGAACGGAGGCCAGCCCAGAGATACTTTTGGACTTTACCAGCCGCGCCCGATTCAAGCGGCTGCACAAGCCGGAGCTCTTGGAATACTCCCTGGCCAAAATAATCGTCCTGATCATCGTCGCCTAAGACACCGGCGGAGCGGCTACTTGGTCACTTTGGCGCCCTTATGGAAACGAGCTGTAGCGCAGGCCATCGACATCTACCTCCTTATTTTTCTGAAGGTCCTCATTGCGCGCTTGCTTGTTAGCCAGTTTCCCGGCATCGGAAAGGAATTGGTTTGGTGGGTGGTGACGGATGATGTGATCATGTACTACTTTCTGGCATCTTTATCTCCTCAGACGCTTCTCGCCAGGACGCTTCTAAAGCTCGCCGGGCTCTGCTACGAGCCGCTGTGGACCAGCTGCTGCAATGGAACCACTCCCGGCAAGTGGCTGATGGGGATACGCATTGTGACCGCAGGCGCAGTGGTGCAGTTTCGCCGGAACGGTGGGCTGAACTACCGGCAGGCACAGAACGTCTTGGCCTATCCGGCAGGGAGGCTCAATATCAGACGGGCCATTTTCCGGTCGCTGGTTAAGCTTTTTGTGGTCACTATCATTCTACCCATTACCAATGCGTTAATTTTCAATCGTTATGGGGCTACCTATGACCAGTGGACCAAAACGATTGTCGTGGAGGCTAAATCCGATTTCCGGTTTATTCAGATTCGGAATCGGCGCTGA
- the sand gene encoding potassium channel subfamily K member 18, protein MSSRRSSFRRKEKPAFERFKDHCRHFTAFMFSNVGIILLVTFYIIGGAFIFQGIEIFEYERLKLEKPHRFIARNYSGECLTRIWELTAENISFFDHHAYRKRVNDVLLEYQRAIVKKQLKGPDVEQWSFSGAFLYSLTVITTIGYGNITPHSEWGKLVTILYAIIGMPLFLLYLSNIGDVLAKSFKWIYSKVCLCRICPGVAKRRIIRERRKMRQLARALQMHDMENARGSSSYSSSSSNTTTSNSSSSDYTRSSHHSSSLMDIPFSDSDSDIEREIRGSTDEITVPVTVCVFVMVGYILWGALLFGRWEDWNYLDGSYFCLISLSSIGFGDLVPGDRVITADRDKVEVSFILCAVYLLLGMAVIAMCFNLMQEQVVHNIRAVKRGFKACFRCRSS, encoded by the exons ATGTCCTCGCGTCGGAGCTCCTTTCGCCGGAAGGAGAAGCCGGCGTTCGAGCGCTTCAAGGACCACTGCCGCCACTTTACGGCGTTTATGTTCAGCAATGTGGGCATCATCCTGCTAGTCACATTCTACATAATTGGCGGGGCATTCATATTCCAGGGCATCGAGATATTCGAGTACGAGCGCCTGAAGCTAGAAAAGCCACATCGGTTCATAGCGCGCAACTATAGCGGGGAATGTCTCACCAGAATTTGGGAGCTCACGGCGGAGAACATCAGCTTTTTCGACCACCATGCCTACAGGAAGCG GGTAAACGATGTGCTGCTGGAGTACCAGCGGGCCATAGTGAAGAAGCAACTAAAGGGACCCGACGTCGAGCAGTGGAGCTTCTCAGGAGCCTTTCTCTATTCGCTGACGGTGATCACAACGATTGGTTACGGCAACATCACGCCCCACTCGGAGTGGGGTAAGCTGGTAACCATTCTGTATGCGATAATCGGGATGCCGCTGTTCCTGCTCTACCTCTCCAACATTGGCGACGTCCTGGCCAAGTCCTTCAAGTGGATATACTCCAAGGTGTGCCTGTGCCGCATCTGTCCCGGTGTGGCCAAGCGACGGATCATCCGCGAGAGACGAAAAATGCGCCAGCTGGCCAGAGCA CTGCAAATGCATGACATGGAGAATGCCAGGGGAAGCAGCAGCTACtccagcagtagcagcaacaccaccacctccaacagcagcagcagtgactACACCAGGAGTTCCCATCACAGTTCCAGCTTGATGGACATTCCCTTCAGTGACTCCGACTCGGATATCGAGCGCGAAATCCGAGGTAGCACGGATGAGATTACGGTCCCAGTCACTGTCTGCGTATTCGTAATGGTTGG GTATATCCTGTGGGGCGCCTTGCTCTTTGGGCGCTGGGAGGACTGGAACTATCTGGATGGCAGCTACTTCTGCCTCATATCGCTTAGCAGCATTGGATTTGGCGATCTCGTGCCAGGCGATCGTGTG ATAACCGCCGATAGGGATAAGGTTGAGGTGAGCTTTATTCTCTGCGCCGTATACTTGCTGCTGGGCATGGCCGTAATTGCCATGTGCTTCAACCTTATGCAG GAGCAGGTCGTCCACAATATTCGGGCCGTCAAGCGAGGTTTCAAGGCTTGCTTCCGATGTCGCAGCTCCTAG
- the uno gene encoding uncharacterized protein uno produces MVSTSLSEPRFDIKLLSGKTVVMVECPGYETELFMPQIVKGRITFQNIIPNRRCCPESSMLPREDKRGAAAVRGARSTPLRLSQTVNLSTPLAKSTPSSGSTVHSRVGKENIPPHLTPELGRCRPVRMPSLDDCDLNLDLVCASSPEPQVVPACRNLNLEARISPLPACSYNLATVQTKEPVLSRTPPVRTYSRKKAATPSKTKPTVWSPLQKKRKTSTVSSTKGLSPTVKVVMRSRKLIVDNKKTLEPRDLKKITPISREMITRKQVTGKTRNQFKALKVTAFDLLTQPALGIMGHELNTQFEQACVNKKATTLPNYAEVAVTEPLKMDYQVKTLLAKQRRMERDDQQKPKCAMMPKSKTKVWSF; encoded by the coding sequence ATGGTCTCTACATCGCTATCTGAGCCGCGCTTCGATATCAAGCTGTTGTCCGGCAAGACAGTGGTCATGGTGGAGTGTCCGGGCTACGAGACCGAGCTGTTCATGCCACAAATCGTCAAGGGACGCATCACCTTCCAAAACATCATTCCCAACCGACGGTGCTGCCCCGAGAGCAGCATGCTACCAAGAGAAGACAAAAGAGGAGCCGCCGCGGTAAGGGGCGCGAGGAGCACGCCCTTGCGCCTCTCTCAAACAGTTAATCTATCAACGCCGCTGGCCAAGAGCACGCCGTCCAGTGGGTCCACCGTGCATTCCCGTGTCGGCAAGGAGAACATTCCGCCGCATCTGACGCCGGAGCTAGGGCGCTGCCGTCCCGTCCGTATGCCATCGCTAGATGACTGCGATTTGAATTTGGACTTGGTTTGTGCTTCATCTCCCGAGCCGCAGGTCGTGCCCGCTTGTCGCAATCTAAATTTGGAGGCCAGGATCTCTCCCCTACCAGCTTGCAGCTATAACCTAGCCACTGTACAAACCAAAGAGCCCGTGCTCTCAAGGACTCCGCCGGTACGGACCTACTCCCGCAAAAAGGCTGCTACGCCGAGCAAAACTAAGCCTACTGTCTGGTCGCCTCTGCAAAAGAAGAGAAAGACATCCACGGTTTCCTCCACCAAAGGGCTTAGTCCGACAGTTAAAGTGGTTATGCGCAGCCGCAAACTGATAGTGGACAACAAGAAGACACTGGAACCCCGGGATCTTAAGAAGATTACGCCCATCTCAAGGGAGATGATCACACGCAAACAGGTTACAGGCAAGACGCGGAACCAATTTAAGGCACTGAAGGTCACGGCCTTCGACCTGCTGACACAGCCCGCTCTGGGGATCATGGGCCACGAACTGAACACACAATTCGAGCAAGCCTGCGTGAACAAGAAGGCCACCACCCTGCCCAACTACGCGGAGGTGGCGGTCACAGAGCCGCTCAAAATGGACTACCAGGTGAAGACCCTGTTAGCCAAGCAGAGGCGGATGGAACGGGACGACCAGCAAAAGCCAAAATGCGCAATGATGCCGAAGAGCAAGACCAAGGTTTGGAGTTTCTAG